In the genome of Fusobacterium necrogenes, one region contains:
- a CDS encoding glycosyltransferase family 4 protein, with protein sequence MKKKVLMISHSSFGGGAEVVFNKTLQLLLKNNYDIFVILPKKEGWLYNEIINNQKIKKIFILNIKKLSPKDGKKIFYKRIIFKNILKFLNIFKIVNKNKIDILYVNTIINFPMVILGVILKKRVIWHLHEEYNKYENWINNSLDNIITFFYKKIEVIYISKKMKDNWEQRFGKPFDSYVIYNPIKELKYKNSEIINKELSIGFVGAFSKMKNIFMLIEVLQKLQKKYNFNIKMCGKNIPKELNSFIKEKKIIIDRLELFDHIELSNFYKEISILVLPSFNESWGLVALEGMQNGIIPIVTDQSAIKELFNDKNSVFYFNPWNKEELYKKIEEVINLKDDEKRRIIENNIELLKKYKFNENYERRILDVFNK encoded by the coding sequence TTGAAAAAAAAAGTATTGATGATTTCGCATTCGAGCTTTGGTGGTGGAGCTGAAGTAGTGTTTAATAAAACACTTCAATTACTTCTTAAAAATAATTATGATATTTTTGTTATCTTGCCTAAAAAAGAAGGATGGTTATACAATGAAATAATCAATAATCAGAAAATAAAAAAGATTTTTATATTGAATATAAAAAAATTAAGTCCAAAAGATGGAAAAAAAATTTTTTATAAAAGGATAATTTTTAAGAATATTTTAAAATTTTTAAATATATTTAAAATTGTGAATAAAAATAAAATAGATATATTATACGTAAATACAATTATAAATTTTCCTATGGTTATTCTAGGAGTTATTTTAAAAAAAAGGGTTATTTGGCATTTACATGAGGAATATAATAAGTATGAAAATTGGATAAATAACTCATTAGATAATATTATAACCTTTTTCTATAAAAAAATAGAAGTCATTTATATTTCAAAAAAGATGAAAGATAATTGGGAACAAAGATTTGGAAAACCTTTTGATTCTTATGTTATATATAATCCAATAAAAGAATTAAAATATAAAAATTCAGAAATAATAAATAAAGAATTGAGTATAGGATTTGTTGGAGCCTTTTCAAAAATGAAAAATATTTTTATGTTGATAGAAGTTCTTCAGAAGTTACAGAAGAAATATAATTTTAATATAAAAATGTGTGGGAAGAATATTCCAAAAGAACTTAATAGTTTCATTAAAGAAAAAAAAATTATAATTGATAGATTGGAATTATTTGATCATATAGAGTTAAGTAATTTTTATAAAGAGATTTCAATTCTAGTTTTGCCATCTTTTAATGAGTCTTGGGGCTTAGTTGCATTGGAAGGAATGCAAAATGGAATTATTCCTATAGTTACAGATCAAAGTGCTATAAAGGAATTATTTAATGATAAGAATAGTGTATTTTATTTTAATCCTTGGAATAAAGAAGAGTTATATAAAAAAATTGAAGAGGTAATTAATTTGAAAGATGATGAAAAGAGAAGAATAATAGAAAATAATATAGAATTATTAAAGAAATATAAATTCAATGAAAATTATGAAAGGAGAATTTTAGATGTCTTTAATAAATAA
- the rfbD gene encoding dTDP-4-dehydrorhamnose reductase has product MSKFKRIETGIEGLCVIEPTVFGDNRGFFLETYNKKEFEELEITAEFVQDNHSKSRKGVLRGLHFQTKHSQGKLVRVVKGSVYDVAVDIRKRSKTYGQWYGIELSAENKKMFYIPDGFAHGFLTLEDDTEFQYKCTDIYAPQYDSGIMYNDKDLNIDWKLEEYGITKLTLSEKDKKHQSFKEYTENYQGDYVLLTGANGQLGQDFQKLFDKLGVRYIATDYQDLDITDKEKIKMYMNSNNFTVVINCAAYNDVDKAEDEVEKCYSLNTYAPKNLAEICKEKDIIFVTYSTDFVFDGEKEIPYVEEDIPNPLSIYSKSKLEGEKYSLKYEKAFLIRTSWVFGMGNNNFCKQVISWSKEKDILKIVDDQVSSPTYSRDLAEFSWALIQTDKYGLYHFSNAGETSKYEQAEYILNKIGWRGKLERAKTNDFPLKAKRAKYSKLDSSKIERLVNKKIPHWKEGIDRFLEECLN; this is encoded by the coding sequence ATGAGTAAGTTTAAAAGAATAGAAACAGGAATAGAAGGACTATGTGTAATAGAACCTACTGTATTTGGAGATAATAGAGGATTTTTTTTAGAAACATATAATAAGAAAGAATTTGAAGAGTTAGAAATAACAGCAGAATTTGTACAAGATAATCATTCTAAATCTAGAAAAGGAGTATTGAGAGGATTACATTTTCAGACTAAACATTCTCAAGGAAAATTAGTAAGAGTAGTAAAAGGCTCAGTATATGATGTAGCAGTAGATATTAGAAAAAGAAGTAAAACATATGGACAGTGGTATGGAATAGAACTAAGTGCAGAAAATAAAAAGATGTTCTATATACCAGATGGATTTGCTCATGGATTTTTAACTTTAGAAGATGATACAGAGTTTCAATATAAATGTACAGATATATATGCGCCACAATATGATAGTGGAATAATGTACAATGATAAAGATTTAAATATAGATTGGAAATTAGAAGAATATGGAATAACAAAACTTACTCTATCAGAAAAGGATAAAAAACATCAATCTTTTAAAGAATATACAGAAAATTACCAAGGAGACTATGTATTGCTTACTGGTGCTAATGGCCAATTAGGACAGGATTTTCAAAAGTTATTTGATAAATTAGGAGTTAGATATATAGCTACTGATTATCAAGATCTTGATATAACAGATAAAGAAAAAATAAAAATGTATATGAATAGTAATAATTTTACAGTAGTTATTAATTGCGCTGCATATAATGATGTAGATAAGGCAGAAGATGAAGTTGAAAAGTGTTATTCTTTAAATACTTATGCACCTAAAAATTTAGCAGAGATCTGTAAAGAAAAAGATATTATTTTTGTAACCTATTCGACAGATTTTGTATTTGATGGAGAAAAAGAGATACCATATGTAGAAGAAGATATTCCTAATCCTTTATCAATATATTCTAAATCTAAGTTAGAAGGCGAGAAATACTCTTTAAAATATGAGAAGGCTTTTTTAATTAGGACATCTTGGGTATTTGGAATGGGAAACAATAATTTTTGTAAACAAGTAATAAGTTGGTCAAAAGAAAAAGATATATTAAAGATAGTAGATGATCAAGTATCTAGCCCAACATATTCAAGGGATTTAGCAGAATTTTCTTGGGCTTTAATACAAACAGATAAGTATGGATTATATCATTTTTCAAATGCAGGAGAAACTTCTAAGTACGAACAAGCAGAATATATATTAAATAAGATAGGCTGGAGAGGAAAATTAGAAAGAGCAAAGACAAATGATTTTCCATTAAAGGCAAAAAGAGCTAAATATTCAAAATTAGATAGTAGTAAGATAGAGAGATTAGTAAATAAGAAGATACCTCATTGGAAAGAGGGGATTGATAGATTTTTAGAGGAGTGTTTAAATTGA
- the rfbA gene encoding glucose-1-phosphate thymidylyltransferase RfbA, which yields MKGIILAGGSGTRLYPITKAISKQINPIYDKPMIYYPLSILMLAGIKEILVISTPRDLPLFRDLLGNGEDFGVKLKYSVQEKPNGLAEAFIIGEEFIGNDSCALVLGDNIFYGHGLTGMLREAREKKEGATIFGYYVTNPEDFGVVEFDKDGKVISLEEKPKNPKSNYAVPGLYFYDNTVVEKAKKVKPSKRGELEITSINEMYLEEGKLHVVNFGRGMAWLDTGTHDALLEAANFVKTIQSRQGVMVACLEEIAYRNGWISKEKVLELAKPLMKSKYGEYLVSLVK from the coding sequence ATGAAAGGAATAATATTAGCAGGAGGAAGTGGAACAAGACTTTATCCAATAACAAAAGCGATATCAAAACAAATAAATCCAATATATGATAAACCAATGATCTATTACCCTCTTTCTATTCTTATGTTAGCAGGAATAAAAGAGATATTAGTAATCTCTACTCCTAGAGATTTACCTTTATTTAGAGATCTACTAGGAAATGGAGAAGATTTTGGAGTAAAATTAAAATATAGTGTTCAAGAAAAACCAAACGGATTAGCAGAAGCATTTATTATAGGAGAAGAATTTATAGGAAATGATTCTTGCGCTTTAGTATTAGGAGATAATATTTTTTATGGACATGGACTTACAGGAATGTTAAGGGAAGCAAGAGAGAAAAAGGAAGGAGCTACTATATTTGGTTATTATGTGACTAATCCAGAAGATTTTGGAGTGGTAGAGTTTGATAAAGATGGGAAGGTAATATCTTTGGAGGAAAAACCTAAAAATCCAAAATCAAATTATGCAGTACCAGGTCTATATTTTTATGATAATACAGTAGTAGAAAAAGCTAAAAAAGTAAAGCCATCAAAAAGAGGAGAGTTAGAGATAACTTCAATTAATGAAATGTATTTAGAAGAAGGAAAACTTCATGTGGTGAATTTTGGAAGAGGAATGGCATGGCTAGATACAGGGACACATGATGCTCTACTTGAAGCAGCAAATTTTGTAAAAACAATTCAAAGTAGACAAGGAGTAATGGTAGCTTGTCTTGAAGAGATAGCATATAGAAATGGATGGATAAGTAAAGAAAAAGTACTAGAATTAGCTAAGCCATTAATGAAATCTAAATATGGAGAGTATTTAGTAAGTTTAGTGAAATAG
- a CDS encoding glycosyltransferase family 9 protein: MKRWILNWIIKSNKRKEIDKINFEKILLETSWQLGDCVINSPFLEGLASKSKNIDIIVRESSMDMLKYYPYIKNIFPYRSHKNKILRYMSRIFFAIKYRNKYDIIISFENEINTFHLFWLKLLNGKYLMSLPKKEKYGIKKEAIEIIDDYFKNNNDILKKLKIKNFSSEYRVYLGPYEELAKNFFDNSKINVIFNYIGSIEKKVLKKEELKSILYLLGDENINIYVSSTPDKYFETFKIINEIENKNIKMLPKTKNIFEIASYVKYSDIIISVDTSLIHIASSYDKKIIGFYMKDSKIIEYAKPNCKNYFIIKSKYEERIEDLNLEEIKSCLKKFVELINDNS, translated from the coding sequence ATGAAAAGATGGATATTAAATTGGATTATAAAATCTAATAAAAGAAAAGAAATAGATAAAATAAATTTTGAAAAAATATTATTAGAAACCTCGTGGCAATTAGGAGATTGTGTTATTAATTCACCATTTTTAGAAGGACTGGCAAGTAAAAGTAAGAATATAGATATTATAGTAAGAGAAAGTTCGATGGATATGTTAAAATACTATCCTTATATAAAAAATATTTTTCCATATAGAAGTCATAAGAATAAAATATTAAGATATATGTCTAGAATATTTTTTGCCATAAAATATAGAAATAAATATGATATTATTATTAGTTTTGAGAATGAGATTAATACTTTTCATTTGTTTTGGTTAAAATTATTAAATGGAAAATATTTAATGTCATTACCTAAAAAAGAAAAGTATGGAATAAAAAAGGAAGCTATAGAAATAATCGATGATTATTTTAAGAATAATAATGATATTTTAAAAAAATTGAAAATAAAGAACTTTAGTTCAGAATATAGGGTATATTTAGGTCCTTACGAAGAGTTAGCAAAGAATTTTTTTGATAATTCTAAAATTAATGTGATTTTTAATTATATAGGAAGTATAGAAAAAAAAGTTTTAAAAAAAGAAGAGCTTAAAAGTATATTATATTTGTTAGGAGATGAAAATATAAACATTTATGTATCTTCAACTCCAGATAAATACTTTGAAACATTTAAAATTATTAACGAAATAGAAAATAAGAATATAAAGATGTTACCAAAAACAAAAAATATTTTTGAAATAGCTTCGTATGTAAAATATTCTGATATAATTATAAGTGTTGATACTTCTTTAATTCATATAGCATCATCTTATGATAAAAAAATCATAGGATTTTATATGAAAGATAGTAAAATAATAGAGTATGCAAAACCAAATTGTAAAAACTATTTTATAATTAAAAGTAAATATGAAGAAAGAATAGAAGATTTAAATTTAGAGGAGATAAAATCATGTTTAAAAAAGTTTGTGGAGTTAATAAATGATAATAGTTAA
- a CDS encoding glycosyltransferase, producing MKITVIVPVYNRLEHLRALCQCLIRQEVQPDELIISDDGSSEKVIDYIGDLLPEMKFKVKHIYQEDLGFRKARALNNAVREAEGEILIFCDQDLIFPENYIKNIRFELKDKKFLMSRPVSITEEEKDKVLKYLSKGEAYEKILEIIPNKYQLYVNSTLKKDRLRRILNVLKLNKRGIRLVGMSYVMYKKDYIAINGYDEKYIGWGYEDDDFGNRLYVYGVRGKEYTKGPIQLHLYHPFDPTKKHSTNEEYYYTQKKEIFNKKKFFCKYGYNNQLMRDKVHVLIIK from the coding sequence ATGAAAATAACAGTAATAGTGCCTGTATATAATAGATTAGAGCATCTGAGAGCATTATGTCAATGCCTTATAAGACAAGAAGTGCAACCAGATGAATTAATCATTTCAGATGATGGGTCATCAGAAAAAGTTATTGATTATATAGGTGATTTATTGCCAGAAATGAAATTTAAAGTAAAACATATTTATCAAGAAGATTTAGGATTTAGAAAAGCTAGGGCTTTGAATAATGCTGTAAGAGAAGCAGAAGGAGAAATATTAATTTTTTGTGATCAAGACTTAATATTTCCAGAAAATTATATAAAGAATATAAGATTTGAATTAAAAGATAAAAAGTTCCTAATGAGTAGACCTGTTTCAATAACAGAAGAAGAAAAAGATAAAGTTTTAAAATACTTATCTAAAGGTGAAGCATATGAAAAAATATTGGAAATTATACCCAATAAATATCAACTATATGTAAATTCTACTTTGAAAAAAGATAGATTAAGAAGAATTTTAAATGTTTTAAAACTAAATAAGCGTGGGATAAGATTAGTTGGAATGTCTTATGTAATGTATAAGAAAGATTATATAGCGATTAATGGATATGATGAAAAATACATAGGATGGGGTTATGAAGATGATGATTTTGGAAATAGATTATATGTTTATGGAGTAAGAGGAAAGGAATATACAAAAGGTCCTATTCAACTGCATCTTTATCATCCTTTTGATCCTACAAAAAAGCATAGTACAAATGAAGAATATTATTATACACAAAAAAAAGAAATTTTTAATAAAAAGAAATTTTTTTGTAAATATGGCTATAACAATCAGTTGATGAGAGATAAAGTACATGTATTAATTATTAAATAG
- a CDS encoding SGNH/GDSL hydrolase family protein, which produces MNKYTLFIIILIIWNIIIIIKKKRKVNKERITEIKNFNLGSSHSLCAFSKNLKNNVNLAENSQTFYYDYKILSRYFNIIQEGGVCFLSISYFSFASKEYWIKTDLFKYYKILKITDFSGRAKLECIIYRYFPLIWSIYKKIIKEKKIEDSKKYLGHVKKLEENRNLEWNINILNNIIEKCKEKSVKIVFLTTPFRRKYNEYFSEELLRNNFYMIINKIAKKNNILYLDFSHDYLNYDDSKYFRDLDHLSELGSEKFLKQLKKELERREIYI; this is translated from the coding sequence ATGAATAAGTATACACTGTTTATTATAATATTAATAATTTGGAATATTATAATAATTATAAAAAAGAAAAGGAAAGTGAATAAAGAAAGAATAACTGAAATAAAAAATTTCAATCTTGGGAGTTCACATTCATTATGTGCTTTTAGTAAAAATTTGAAAAATAATGTTAACTTAGCAGAAAACTCACAGACTTTTTATTATGATTATAAAATATTGTCTAGATATTTTAATATAATACAAGAGGGAGGAGTTTGTTTTTTGTCTATTAGTTATTTTAGCTTTGCATCTAAAGAATATTGGATAAAAACAGATCTTTTTAAGTATTATAAAATATTAAAGATAACAGATTTTTCTGGAAGAGCAAAATTAGAATGTATAATATATAGGTATTTTCCTTTAATTTGGAGTATCTATAAAAAAATTATAAAAGAAAAAAAAATAGAAGACTCAAAGAAATATTTAGGACATGTCAAAAAATTAGAAGAAAATAGAAATTTAGAATGGAATATAAATATATTAAATAATATTATAGAAAAGTGTAAAGAAAAATCAGTAAAAATAGTATTTTTAACAACACCTTTTAGAAGAAAGTATAATGAATATTTTAGTGAAGAGTTACTTAGAAATAATTTTTATATGATAATTAATAAAATAGCAAAGAAAAATAACATTCTTTACTTGGATTTTTCTCATGATTATTTAAATTATGATGATTCTAAATATTTTAGAGATTTAGATCATCTTTCTGAATTAGGAAGTGAGAAGTTTTTAAAACAATTAAAGAAAGAGTTAGAAAGAAGGGAAATTTATATATGA
- a CDS encoding glycosyltransferase, with translation MENIKKKKILFYNGSLRMGGIERVLIEVIQNLDSNKYEIDLIIEDGIRSLNVFEKDIPDYIKLFYLKPENIMQKTIFFREKRKSNLVYRVIYQLMMEYEKYLKKQNLSKIVKNKKYDTIIDFDMGLSKYIDLVNGNKKIVWIHSNIESWYKKRLRIKRLGERLKKYDAVVTICDAMKKNTEELYPFLKNKLIRVYNPFNFQKIRKLAEETDKNNEELLKENYFVSIMRLTIAQKDFETLIRGFSLAKNRGLKEKLYILGDGPDREKISEMIVKEKMEEEIFLLGNIKNPYPWIKNSKGLVHSSKFEGFGLVLVEALILGKTVISSDCPTGPSEILEEGRLGKLYSIGDYDKLSKLLLESLENEKIINKEEIKKYSIDYIIKEYENLI, from the coding sequence ATGGAAAATATAAAGAAAAAAAAGATACTTTTTTATAATGGAAGTCTTAGAATGGGTGGAATAGAAAGAGTATTAATTGAAGTAATACAAAATTTAGATTCTAATAAATACGAGATAGACTTAATAATAGAAGATGGAATTAGGAGTTTAAATGTTTTTGAAAAAGATATTCCGGATTATATAAAATTATTTTATCTAAAACCAGAAAATATTATGCAAAAGACTATTTTTTTTAGAGAAAAAAGAAAGAGTAATTTAGTTTATAGAGTAATTTATCAATTAATGATGGAATATGAAAAGTATCTAAAAAAACAGAATTTAAGTAAAATAGTAAAAAATAAAAAGTATGATACAATTATTGATTTTGATATGGGATTATCAAAATATATTGATTTAGTAAATGGAAATAAGAAAATAGTTTGGATTCATTCTAATATAGAAAGTTGGTATAAAAAAAGGTTAAGAATAAAAAGATTAGGAGAAAGATTAAAAAAATATGATGCAGTAGTTACAATATGTGATGCTATGAAGAAAAATACAGAAGAGCTATATCCATTTTTAAAAAACAAACTGATAAGGGTATATAATCCATTTAATTTTCAAAAAATAAGAAAATTAGCAGAAGAAACAGATAAAAATAATGAAGAGTTATTAAAAGAGAACTATTTTGTTTCTATTATGAGGCTTACAATAGCCCAAAAAGATTTTGAAACTCTAATAAGAGGATTTAGTCTAGCTAAGAATAGAGGATTAAAAGAAAAATTATATATTTTAGGAGATGGACCAGATAGAGAAAAAATATCTGAGATGATAGTAAAAGAAAAAATGGAAGAAGAGATATTTTTATTAGGAAATATTAAGAATCCATACCCATGGATAAAAAACTCAAAAGGATTAGTTCATAGTTCTAAGTTTGAAGGTTTTGGATTAGTATTAGTAGAAGCTCTTATACTTGGAAAAACAGTTATTTCTTCAGATTGTCCAACAGGCCCAAGTGAAATATTAGAAGAGGGAAGACTAGGGAAATTATATAGTATAGGAGATTATGATAAATTATCTAAATTATTATTAGAGAGTTTAGAAAATGAAAAAATAATTAATAAAGAGGAAATAAAGAAATATAGTATTGATTATATAATAAAGGAATATGAAAATTTAATTTAG
- a CDS encoding lipopolysaccharide core heptose(II) kinase RfaY translates to MMKDKCLKGKYKGFNLYFYDKKYLEIGKKILDKEFKKVKILKDTKRNYVEIIEVENVKYVIKENRNEHIIPQRKLMTLFKKGEALTTLENLYFYHGKGINNFVTPYLVINKKKYGMITYSALVMENIDGKEDRRYLNEILELMKKLHSLKIYHGDFNPGNFLLENGNIRIIDTQGKKMKFFNYRAHYDMLTMKMDSYHEMEYPYKKDIMYYLVYGIKRLKRLTFIKKIKEKKKELRGKGWKI, encoded by the coding sequence ATGATGAAAGATAAATGTCTGAAGGGAAAATATAAGGGATTTAATCTATATTTTTATGATAAAAAATATTTGGAGATAGGGAAAAAAATATTAGATAAAGAATTTAAAAAAGTAAAAATTTTAAAAGATACTAAAAGAAACTATGTTGAAATAATAGAGGTTGAAAATGTAAAGTATGTAATTAAGGAAAATAGAAATGAGCATATTATTCCACAAAGAAAATTAATGACTTTATTTAAGAAGGGGGAAGCTTTAACTACTCTAGAAAATTTATATTTTTATCATGGAAAAGGAATAAATAATTTTGTAACCCCATATTTAGTAATAAATAAGAAAAAATATGGAATGATTACATATTCGGCTTTAGTCATGGAGAATATAGATGGAAAAGAGGATAGGAGATATTTAAATGAAATATTGGAATTAATGAAAAAACTACATAGTTTAAAAATTTATCATGGTGATTTTAATCCTGGAAATTTTCTTTTAGAAAATGGAAATATTAGAATAATAGATACACAAGGAAAGAAAATGAAATTTTTTAATTATAGAGCCCATTATGATATGTTGACTATGAAAATGGATTCATATCATGAGATGGAATATCCATATAAAAAAGATATAATGTATTATCTAGTTTATGGAATAAAGAGATTAAAAAGATTAACTTTTATAAAAAAAATAAAAGAAAAAAAGAAGGAATTGAGAGGCAAAGGATGGAAAATATAA
- a CDS encoding glycosyltransferase family 9 protein: protein MIKKLNRAVKSFLREKRLKLGKFYWDRKNKKENIVLEKFIDNNNIKSILFLRYDGKIGDMVINTLMFREIKKRYPNIKIGVVARESNKDIIDENKNVDDIYIYEKNTIKIKKLAKEIREKRYDLLIDFSEMLRVNSMMFIKLCNCRFNIGLDKKNWNLFDLSINSNEDFKWNDHITKRYAAYLKKLGIMDNINLNYDLPYKNINIEEIVTKGEKIVILNPYGASKHKTFSLSTLRKIIEYLKKYRVKIILLYYGDRYKELEELRQYENILIPNKIKNIKDSINLIAISDLVITPDTSIVHIASALKKRNISVYPPNGGNFGVDHLVWAPLTEGTNVIFCEDKKSKYDEIDINTFNFFEMKQIIDRLIEEIYDER, encoded by the coding sequence ATGATAAAAAAATTGAATAGAGCAGTAAAAAGTTTCTTAAGAGAAAAAAGATTGAAATTAGGAAAGTTTTACTGGGATAGAAAAAATAAAAAAGAAAATATAGTATTAGAAAAATTTATAGATAATAATAATATCAAGTCAATTTTATTTTTAAGATATGATGGTAAAATTGGAGATATGGTAATAAATACATTGATGTTTAGGGAAATAAAAAAAAGATATCCTAATATAAAAATAGGGGTTGTAGCAAGGGAATCTAATAAAGATATAATAGATGAAAATAAAAATGTAGATGATATATATATATATGAGAAAAATACTATTAAAATAAAAAAATTAGCTAAGGAAATAAGAGAAAAAAGATATGATTTATTAATTGATTTTTCTGAAATGTTGAGAGTTAATTCAATGATGTTTATAAAATTATGTAATTGTAGATTCAATATAGGATTAGATAAAAAAAATTGGAATTTATTTGATTTAAGTATTAATAGTAATGAAGATTTTAAATGGAATGATCATATAACTAAGAGATACGCTGCGTATTTAAAAAAGCTGGGGATAATGGATAATATTAACTTAAATTATGATCTACCTTATAAAAATATAAATATTGAGGAGATAGTAACAAAAGGTGAAAAAATAGTGATTTTAAATCCTTATGGAGCTAGTAAACATAAAACATTTTCCTTATCAACATTAAGAAAAATAATAGAATATCTAAAAAAATATAGAGTAAAAATTATTTTATTATACTATGGAGATAGATATAAGGAGTTAGAAGAGCTAAGACAGTATGAAAATATTCTTATTCCAAACAAAATAAAAAATATAAAAGATAGTATTAATTTAATTGCAATTTCAGATTTAGTAATAACTCCAGATACTTCAATTGTCCATATAGCATCCGCATTAAAGAAAAGAAATATATCTGTATACCCTCCTAATGGTGGAAATTTTGGTGTAGATCATTTAGTATGGGCACCTTTAACGGAGGGAACTAATGTTATTTTTTGTGAAGATAAAAAAAGTAAATATGATGAGATTGATATCAACACATTTAATTTTTTTGAAATGAAACAAATAATAGATAGATTAATAGAGGAAATATATGATGAAAGATAA
- a CDS encoding GT-D fold domain-containing glycosyltransferase, with amino-acid sequence MKNIFKSIRKFFRDGKKSMYWNLNKFMLSNNLGDKRWNIRDKEETVEKILQGYSISRYGDGEFSMIISPKNISFQEYDSILSKKLFEVLNSSLENHLVAIPTPLIKVDDLIKGDGWYWSKYYFQKKKYLDKILDKNKVYYDAMISRFYMPYLEKTKNIKVIEKLKNYFENKDILILEGENTRFGLGNELLKKSKRIRRIILPARDSFSKYNEILEEVKNNYSQDVLLLIALGPTATVLAYDFCKLGYQALDVGHMDIEFEWYLAGATQKIDLPNKSVNEVTGVVEKQIQDSKLEDIYNKQIVKKIL; translated from the coding sequence ATGAAAAATATATTTAAGTCAATAAGAAAATTCTTCAGAGATGGAAAAAAGAGTATGTATTGGAACCTAAATAAGTTTATGTTAAGTAATAATTTAGGGGATAAAAGGTGGAATATAAGAGATAAAGAGGAAACTGTAGAAAAAATTTTGCAAGGTTATTCTATAAGTAGATATGGAGATGGAGAATTTTCTATGATTATTTCTCCTAAAAATATCAGTTTTCAGGAATATGACTCTATTTTATCAAAAAAATTATTTGAGGTCTTAAACTCAAGTTTAGAAAATCATTTGGTAGCAATCCCGACTCCACTTATTAAAGTTGATGATTTAATAAAGGGAGATGGATGGTATTGGAGTAAATATTATTTCCAAAAAAAGAAATATTTAGATAAAATTCTAGATAAAAATAAGGTTTATTATGATGCTATGATTAGTAGATTTTATATGCCATATCTAGAAAAAACTAAAAATATTAAAGTTATTGAAAAACTAAAAAATTATTTTGAAAATAAAGATATTTTAATTTTAGAAGGTGAAAATACAAGATTTGGATTAGGAAATGAACTATTGAAAAAATCTAAAAGAATAAGAAGAATAATCCTACCAGCAAGAGATAGTTTTTCAAAATACAATGAAATATTAGAAGAGGTAAAGAATAACTATTCACAAGATGTGTTATTGTTAATTGCCCTTGGACCTACTGCAACTGTTTTGGCATATGATTTTTGTAAATTAGGATATCAAGCCTTAGATGTTGGGCATATGGATATAGAGTTTGAATGGTATTTAGCAGGAGCTACTCAAAAAATTGATTTGCCAAATAAAAGTGTAAATGAAGTTACAGGTGTTGTAGAAAAGCAAATTCAAGATAGTAAGCTTGAGGATATTTATAATAAGCAAATTGTAAAAAAGATACTTTAA